The Xenopus tropicalis strain Nigerian chromosome 2, UCB_Xtro_10.0, whole genome shotgun sequence genome window below encodes:
- the col8a2 gene encoding collagen alpha-2(VIII) chain, with translation MSLGGGTLVFLMAAMGSVSGGGPAGGGYYQMKYVNPMVKGPLGPPFREGKGQYLDRPPISPSLKGEPGPEGKAGPRGPPGQPGPPGKPGVGKPGLQGQPGHVGAPGLAGIGKPGLTGMPGKIGPKGLPGTKGEPGIHGEQGPRGMPGPPGIPGPSGIASNGKPGVQGAPGQPGIRGEPGLKGEAGPRGEKGLKGEAGIGKAGIPGPRGAVGGPGPMGQPGPPGIGKSGLDGLPGAPGEKGVVGPPGGPGIAGLPGPQGPPGKPGVDGLGKPGLDGLPGLPGHIGPKGEPGIRGLPGLPGPAGYGKPGLPGLKGDRGPSGIPGGIGEKGEPGLFGEPGAQGPQGIVGPPGLPGSMGLPGKNGLPGLKGDIGPKGPSGAAGVPGNQGPNGLPGKPGIPGERGLPGSLGLQGPTGPKGEAGSIGLPGVPGNGGGLGLKGESGMPGQPGPRGPAGIPGLQGSAGPIGPQGLPGFKGEPGVPGAPGNGINGQPGPSGPTGPPGVPGPPGLIGQPGQPGPPGPPGPPGVYGDGEIAGLHLPDGVKGTSLGQEKPQFGSPDGSVKTAPAFTAILTTPFPPSGLPIKFDRTLYNGHNNYNTATGIFTCSLPGIYYFAYHVHVKGTNIWVALYKNNVPATYTYDEYKKGYMDQASGSAVLELKENDKVWIQMPSDQANGLYSTEYIHSSFSGFLLCPT, from the exons ATGTCCCTGGGTGGTGGAACATTAGTCTTCTTAATGGCAGCAATGGGCTCTGTATCTGGAGGAGGTCCAGCAGGTGGTGGATATTACCAAATGAAATACGTAAATCCAATGGTCAAGGGACCTCTTGGCCCTCCattcagagaagggaaaggacagtACTTAG ATAGACCACCCATCTCACCCTCCCTCAAGGGAGAACCAGGACCAGAAGGGAAAGCTGGTCCAAGAGGGCCACCAGGACAACCAGGGCCTCCAGGAAAACCAGGGGTGGGGAAGCCTGGATTACAAGGACAGCCAGGTCATGTTGGTGCACCTGGCCTTGCTGGCATTGGTAAACCAGGACTGACAGGAATGCCTGGCAAAATAGGCCCCAAAGGACTACCTGGCACCAAAGGAGAGCCTGGAATACACGGAGAACAAGGGCCTCGAGGAATGCCTGGACCTCCAGGTATTCCTGGGCCATCTGGTATTGCTTCTAATGGAAAACCAGGTGTTCAAGGAGCACCAGGGCAACCAGGTATAAGGGGTGAGCCTGGACTCAAGGGTGAGGCAGGACCACGGGGTGAAAAAGGCCTCAAAGGTGAAGCAGGCATTGGAAAAGCAGGGATACCAGGACCACGAGGAGCCGTGGGGGGACCTGGACCAATGGGACAACCTGGGCCACCTGGAATTGGAAAATCAGGACTTGATGGTTTACCTGGAGCCCCTggagaaaaaggagttgttggcCCCCCTGGGGGTCCAGGTATAGCTGGCCTTCCTGGGCCACAGGGCCCCCCAGGAAAACCAGGGGTGGATGGTCTTGGCAAACCTGGTTTAGATGGATTACCAGGTTTGCCAGGGCATATAGGTCCAAAGGGTGAGCCAGGGATTAGGGGTTTACCTGGGCTGCCAGGACCAGCAGGTTATGGTAAACCAGGCCTTCCTGGTTTAAAGGGTGATCGTGGCCCCTCTGGAATTCCAGGTGGAATAGGtgaaaaaggagagccaggtttaTTTGGGGAACCTGGTGCTCAGGGGCCACAAGGTATAGTGGGTCCTCCAGGACTTCCTGGGTCAATGGGATTACCTGGTAAAAATGGTCTTCCTGGTTTAAAAGGTGATATAGGGCCAAAGGGCCCCTCAGGAGCAGCAGGAGTTCCAGGAAATCAGGGTCCTAATGGGTTACCAGGTAAGCCTGGCATCCCAGGAGAAAGGGGGCTTCCAGGCTCACTGGGCCTGCAAGGTCCAACAGGGCCTAAAGGGGAAGCTGGGTCAATAGGGCTCCCAGGTGTCCCGGGAAATGGAGGTGGTTTAGGTCTAAAGGGTGAATCAGGAATGCCAGGGCAACCAGGTCCCCGAGGTCCAGCAGGAATTCCTGGATTACAAGGGTCAGCTGGCCCTATTGGACCCCAGGGACTTCCAGGGTTCAAGGGAGAGCCTGGTGTTCCTGGAGCTCCTGGCAATGGAATCAATGGTCAGCCAGGTCCCTCTGGGCCCACTGGACCACCTGGAGTTCCAGGTCCCCCTGGTTTAATTGGACAGCCAGGGCAACCAGGGCCACCTGGCCCACCAGGACCACCTGGGGTTTATGGTGATGGTGAAATCGCAGGCCTCCACTTGCCAGATGGTGTTAAAGGTACTTCTCTGGGGCAAGAAAAGCCCCAGTTTGGCTCTCCTGATGGGTCTGTTAAAACAGCTCCAGCATTTACTGCTATCTTAACTACACCATTCCCACCTTCTGGCTTACCCATTAAATTTGACAGGACTTTATACAATGGACACAATAACTACAACACAGCCACAGGGATATTCACTTGTTCATTGCCAGGAATCTATTACTTTGCTTACCATGTTCATGTCAAAGGTACCAACATCTGGGTTGCTTTGTACAAGAACAATGTACCTGCTACATACACCTATGATGAGTATAAAAAAGGATATATGGACCAAGCTTCTGGAAGTGCAGTTCTGGAACTTAAAGAAAATGACAAAGTTTGGATCCAGATGCCATCAGACCAAGCCAATGGATTATATTCAACAGAATATATTCACTCTTCTTTCTCCGGATTCCTCCTCTGTCCTACATAA